From Punica granatum isolate Tunisia-2019 chromosome 1, ASM765513v2, whole genome shotgun sequence:
TTATCCTACATTCATattaacttatatatatatatatatatagattaatgaaaaataagaaatcgTCTCCAAACGTAGAATGGGCGAAATTTTCACATAATGAatgtttattttctaaaaattctCGTGAATCTCATATTTTTAGATGTAGTAAATACAACTTCTCAATTAAATAATCTAAAGTGGTCTGTTGAATGCACTATGTAAAATGGAAATGAAATTTGAAGCAAAGGTCACATAGCATATGAGCACAAAAcaattctttttcaattttgttttgtatgaatatactaaaaatgaaaaaaaaatctcgttTGTCTTGGAATATTTATAATGCTTCTTTTTTGCTACGAGATATTTTATAATCCTAGCGGTAACTGATAACAATTattgcaatttctttttttatgcaCAAACGACATAATTTTCACGAAAATCACATAGATTGCCcctattaatttatatttatatttagagAGAGATAAGTCGGaatgagaattttatttcatcCATCAGATGGATTTTTAAcgacatacacacacacacacatatgtaaCTGCTTAcgacatatacatacatatatatatgtatgattgtTAGATTtaccatttaattttttttacaattaataCGTGCTCATATTACATGCAATGCCAAGTGCCAACATTGCCACATTTACAAAATCTGATTAAATATTTTaccaaaaatggaaaaaatcactacatataaaaaaatgactGTTCTCTTCTTCCAAATCTCCTCCCCTGTCTATTTCCTGCATCTCTGTCATGGCCGCGACCTCCGCCGCCACCAGCTCTCCGTCGACCCTCCACGGCAGGTCCCACACCCAATCCTCTTCCCTCCTCTACCATTCACACCTTCCTCTCAGCAAGATTGCCGTCCGGCCACCTTCCGCCCCGCTGGCCACAAGTCCCGAATCTCCAGCACCCTCGCCCGGGAATCCTCCCCCGCGCCCGTTCAAATGGAGGCTGAGCCGACCCGCCTCCTCCGTCCTGATTCCTTCGGCCGTTTCGGGAAGTTCGGGGGGAAGTACGTCCCCGAGACCCTTATGCACGCCCTCTCCGAGCTCGAGTCAGCATTCCATGCCCTCGCCGTGGATGAGGAGTTTCAGGTTCCATTTCCCCCCATTTGGCATTGCATTGGattgaatttaattttgttgattCCCCTGAAAAATTGTTTCTTTTAGAGAaaatattgtttgtttatgtGTTTCTCTGTTGATGATTGAGATAGTTTAGCTCCGTATGTCCTGCTTTAACTTGATAGAATGGGGATAATGTGTgagtgttgaattgagttTCTGATCGTCTGCTGAGAGAAGCTAGCGGAAAGGAGCAATTTTTTCGTGATAGCAAGCTCTTGCGGGACGAATTaacttgaaattttatatctttttgtTAAGCATTTTTTTCAGTACCGTTCATTCAATTTCAACTGTAGCTTCCAGGCTCTGATAATTTTAGTCATTTTACGATTGGATGAATTGATTGAATCAGTCTACTGATAAAAGTTATCGactttttcttgaaatttccGTCTCCTTGCTAGTGTCAATGACTCTATCGATGCGTTTCTGCAGAAAGAACTGAGTGGCATTCTGAGGGACTATGTTGGTAGAGAGAGCCCACTCTACTTTGCAGAGAGGCTCAGCGAGCACTACAGGCGCCCTAATGGTGAGGGTTCTCTTGTTTACCTCAAGAGGGAGGATCTCAACCACACAGGGTCCCACAAGATCAACAATGCCATTGGCCAAGCCCTCCTGGCCAAGCGGCTTGGTAAGAAGCGGATTATTGCCGAGACTGGAGCAGGGCAACATGGAGTTGCGACCGCTACTGTCTGTGCTAGGTTCGGGTTGGAATGCATTGTTTACATGGGTGCACAAGATATGGAGAGGCAGGCCCTTAATGTTTTCCGAATGCGACTCCTTGGAGCTGAGGTGGGTTTTTAAAGTTAACCCCTTGTGTTTGGCTGAAAGAAGTTAAATCTTTGATGTGTTTCCTCTAGAGGGTTCTTTAAGCTTTGGAATCTGTCATTGAgtaatgaattttcttcacTGCCCTTTTATGTGGTTTCTGCATCTCCCCCGAATCGACTGATGAGAGACCGAACAACTAAACTAGCTGAAATGTTGAAAAGGGCCATTAGACATGAAGTTGTAACTTCCTGTATTCAATTGTAGTCTGAACTGTGGAAAGTCGTTTCTTTTCATTGTGAAATTACCCAGTAGGCAATCTACAATTGGTATTCGTTGTACATAGTTTGTAGCAGGACATAGATGCATTAATAAGCCATTTCCTCTTTGATGgtattctaaaattaaattgcaattatatactttcaaatgaaaattgaattcaTATGCCCGTTGGTTGTGAGGATCTCTTGAATTGTTTAAGCCCAAACTTTTTCATTGTGATTGTAACGAAGTTAAgtgtgatttaatttgatttagtttaatTTAAAGAGATAAAGACAAAGTAGTTGGGAAAAATTATgtgagaatttgaagaagataaaaaagtaatgattttgttgttgaattgaggaaaaagtgttgaatagttgaaagaatttaatgttaaaaatataatttaaataatagataagaaaaattatgaaaaaatcgGGCGCCAGGTagatgtttatatatattagatcaTCAGTCTCCATATGTATTGAGAGCCATTTGCTTCTCCAATCTCCTTTGCAGGTTAGACCAGTGCATTCTGGGACAGCTACTCTGAAGGATGCTACCTCAGAAGCTATACGCGACTGGGTGACCAATGTGGAGTCGACCCACTACATCCTAGGCTCTGTTGCTGGGCCCCACCCATACCCCATGATGGTCAGGGAGTTCCATGCAGTGATTGGGAAGGAAACCCGAAGGCAAGCCCTTGAGAAGTGGGGTGGAAAACCTGACATCCTGGTTGCCTGTGTGGGTGGTGGGTCTAATGCTATGGGACTCTTCCATGAATTTGTGGGGGACGAGGATGTCCGTCTAATTGGTGTGGAGGCTGCCGGTTTTGGCTTAGATAGTGGTAAACATGCCGCTACTCTGTCCAAGGGAGAGGTCGGGGTATTGCACGGGGCTATGAGCTATCTATTGCAGGATCAAGATGGGCAGATTATTGAGCCTCATTCTATTAGTGCAGGGTATGGGATGGCATTTGCAGTCTGGcagtatatattatttctccatttcttttttgggttccTTATTTTTAGTCTTATGATGGTAAATGTGCGTATCAGATTGGATTATCCTGGAGTTGGACCTGAGCACAGTTTTCTGAAGGACATTGGACGGGCTGAGTACCACAGCGTCACCGATGAGGAAGCATTGGAAGGTATAGGAGCTTTGCCATCTTTCTCTCCTCATGTCGTTGCTAGATTTGTCAGAGCTGCATTCTTGAACTTGCAGTCCCCAGCATTGCTAGCAGGGAACACGTAAAGATAACTCTTCTGTAGTAACAATCACCCTTCACTATAATACTCAAATATGCTGAACCTGAATGGAGTTGGGCAGGCTTTTTGCTCGGTTTCCATCTATTCTCTCTGCAATGCTCTCCATTTGACTTTGATTCGATTCTTATTGGCTGGTCTTTTTTCTCCATTTGTCGGCATGAACAGCTTTTAAGAGGGTATCGCGACTCGAGGGCATAATCCCAGCTCTGGAAACATCCCATGCCCTGGCGTATCTCGAGAAGCTCTGCCCTGACCTGCCCAACGGGACAAAGGTCGTGGTCAACTGCAGCGGGAGAGGGGACAAGGATGTTCACACAGCCATCAAGCATCTGAAGGTTTAGTTTGGTTTGGTTGGAGCAACTGGCAAGCGATGTTCCTTAGGTGTAATCAAATTGTTGTATATCTTCTTTCCCCAAACTTCATTGAGCCCCATTCGTTCATTCAGTATCTCGGGGAAGCCTATGTTTGTCTATGGATctggaaacaaaaaaaatcttcgCTGTTGGGTCAGTAATAAATTGCAGTTTTAGGCCCTAAGTCGGGAAAATTTCGATTCTTTAATGCCTGCCGAGTCGTTTCTCACAGTTGTATCTCGTTATATCATTGTCCGAGGGTGCAAGTGGTGACGGTACTCTCTGGCTCACTGGAGTACCATCGACCGTGAATTGTCTAATGTTCGGGAATATGGCTCAACAAATGATGTGGATACGATGCGAAGTTCGTTGGCTTAGAAGTCGGTTTACTCCTCCTGCAGTTCCTAATCAGATGCATAAACTTTCCGATGGACGGCAAATAAtagtaatttcataaaaatttaaagatcgataaataaataacagtAAGTCGATTTACTCCTCCTGCAGTTCCTAATCAGATGCATAAACTTTCCTATGGAGGACAAATAACAGTAATTTCACAAAAATTAAAGATAGGTAAATAAATTCCCTTAGAACATTGGAATTTGGCTGTCTCGCTCCCCCTCGGTACATATTCCAACTTCACACTACAGTGAACAATTTACTAACAATCGATTGCCGATCCGATTCAATTGACGACAACTCCTGGTTATATTTACTATTCATGACCGATGCTAGAGCGAGAATTATTATCGACGGCTCGTAatctcaaaagaaaaaaaaaaagagagagtatattataatattatttcgaTTATGTGGGAAGTAAATTTTACGGATAGAAGAAGACACATCATATACTcgtcgaagaagaagaagaagaagaagaagaagaaagctcCAGAGATGGCGGGCCGAGACagagactgggatttccttcTCCGAACAATCTCCAACAGCGCCCGTGACTCCAACTTCGCCGCCGATCCCGCCGCCGACCCTTCTCTCCTTCACTCGGTACTCTCCCTCTATGCTACTCCCGTCATCCTCTGCCTCTTTTGCCATGAAATTGTTTATGGAGAAAGCTCAAAGCttaatttattagaaaattttggTTTTCTCGAGCCATAGCAGTTTCTCATGTCAGGAAATGGAGAGAATGCACAATTTTGATCTCATGAAATCCTCTTTCGGTTGATAGCTGTGTTTACTGCTGCGTGGACAGGTAAAGAAGCTCTATGAGCTGTGTAAAGCTGAGAACTCGGAGGATCTTGTGGCTCGGATATATCCGCAAATCAACAAGCTCTTTCAACGAGCGGTGGCTTCGATGTCTCAGTCCAGAACTTCTTATGGCCTCCTCTTGCTGGTTCGGCTCCTTCGCTTAATCTGCATTTTCAGCATTGACTTATTGAAGTCTGGCAGAACAGGAAGAATTGGAATACagaaattgggaaaaaaaatgccgTTTTCTGCGAAAAGCTTTTTCTGTAAGGAGGTGTGAATAGCAGCCGCTGCAGTTGGTGTGAAACACTGGTTTCTCCGGGTCATGTAATTTTTATGCTCATTTTCGGGTTTATATGGCTTAGAATGTGATCATCTTGTTTGCTCTTTCCATTCAGGCTATTCTCCAGTTTTACCTTGATTTTGGGGATGTGGTTCTTCATGATGCTGATCCGAGTCTGAGGACATTTTTTCGGTCTTGCTTGAGCCGGTACTGCATTAACGGTCCATGTTATTATTGAACATCTTGGCTGAGACTGCCATTATCTCTTGACATTCAGTTTATTTGATATCCATTCTCGTGTTTTTTGCTTCAGTGAGTTTGCAGATTCAGTTGTTGCTGAAGCCACCCTAGATTTTCTGAATGCAAATAAGAAAAAGCTGCTGGTTTCTTTTCCAACCTTGCTGCCACAGGTTCGTTCTCTATCCCTGTTTAGTTGTAGCAAAGATTCTGAACAGAGCATTGAGATTAGGATCAGTTTCCATAACTTTTGGTCGTACATGGTGCCTGCCAAGCATGCGTTTTTCAGTTGCTTTGGAAAGCTAGTGATCATGCAAGTTGATGCAACTCATTAGCTAATTTCAATGTGTCAATCTTGCATGACAGAACAACTATTTTACAACCCCTGCAGTTTTGTGGTTGGGGTTCTTCTTTGTAGTTTACATTCTCAGCTGTTCGTATATTATAGAGAAAATTAGTAGATATGACAATTTCTGTACCTGCACCTCCAATTAATACTGGTGCCATGCCTGCAGTTCTTCCCTCTACTGCTTAAGCTGATTGCATGGAATGGAGAGAAGTAAGTTCTTTGCTacattattaattttgatGTTTTATTGCATCAGAGACTAAAGAACAAAGTATAGCTTACAAATATAAAgctattgttttattttatggaACTAGATCAAGCTATTATTATCTTCTTAAGCTCGCGACGAGTTCTTCAATGTTGCGAAAAGTTTCCCCTGATGTGCTATACATCCATTGATGAATGGCAAAAACGATCAAAGAAGCATAGAAAATGCAATAAGTTCTTCTGTTTGCTAATAGAATGTCCTGAAAGAGGAAGAGGCTTTGTGTTCATGAGCCACTTGCACCTCTTAGATTGATGTTAAAAAGTGCTGTGACCTGAggaatatttcattataagtATTGAAGCTTCTACTGACAAACTAGACATTTTAAATTCTGATTAAAATTTCCACGAATCAATTGCAAAGATCATATGTACATGTGTTGCATCAACATTGTACATTTTGTTTCCTTCACTTTCTGGAATTcacaattgaaaattattggtTATACTGAACGCATTTAGTATTGCATCATAAAGTGGAAATGCTTGTAAATTGTTGTGCAAGGGTCAAAGGCATCAActcattaaagaaaaagatcaaAACACTTTATCCACATAGTTGTAGGCTGTGTAACTTGAGGAACTTCAGTTTGGGCGTTCACATTGTAGACTGGGATCTGTTGAGATCTGTTGGATTATCTGAAGGGTTTGGGGATTTCCCGTTACTTAACAGAAAAATCTACTCATTTGCTATATTAACAACGTGTATCTTATCTCGACCTTTTCCTCTGAACCTTGTCCTCCAAATGTAGAAAAAGGCTTTAAGTCAATGTAAACAGCTAATGAACTAGAACACAGACTGACGCTCTTCTATCTGGCATTGCAGGTTGGAAAAATCTTTTCGACAGATTTTCCCTGCTTTGATATCTCCTGGATCTTTCCTTCCTATGTTTCTATCTCTGATGGACCTGCCAGGTCAGTTCGCAAATTCAGCTATGTTTCTTAATGCTCACTTTTCTAGATCTTTGCGGACCCCCTTTTAAAGGAGGATGACCCCAAGTTGTATTGCCATAGATGATGTACCTTTTGTCTTCTTTTACAGGGAAGCAACTACTAGCCTTTAAAGCTTCAATTTACATGCTTCCATTGGACAATTGCATGTAAATTTCATGATTATTACACATCTGGGAATTTTCTATAGGACAATAGTTAGGAAatgatttctccattcacttgGTTGTCTATTCATGCAAAAATATCTGGTAGTTTTTGTTCCTGTTCTTGGTGCTTTTGCTTTTGTATcactgtttcttttttttctttttttttgtggaggATGGTCCACTGGACATTGTTGCTGCTCTTTCTCACTGATCCacataatttgaaaaatcatataaattgTTCAATGATAATTCTCTGATTACTTTCTATTTTCTACTATGTAGTGTTGGTTGTTGCATTAGAAAAGGTAGAGCGAACCTCTGGATCTCTTATTGGAAGCAGCATAGCGTCAATTCAGCAGAGCACGGCTCCTAAGGTTAGCTATGACTTTTCCATGCTGAAGAAACAGCTGTGTcttgtgtatgtatatatatgtgtatgcattATAATGAAGGTTTATTTGTACAGGCACCATGGGAACCCACAACCATAAAAAATactgaaattttttatgaCTGCAGATGTTACTTGATCTCATGGATGAAGCATATACTGGATCCACCATTGGTGATGGTGAGGCGGACTCTGAATCTGAGGATAACAATACCATTGATGTTGCCGACCCACTCTTTCTTGACCTTCTGAAGGATGAGAATGATGGCCTCACTGTATGTCTTCCTCCTGTCCATTTATTATTACACAATTTTTTAGAGAAATGATTCAGCGTTGCA
This genomic window contains:
- the LOC116192719 gene encoding AP-5 complex subunit zeta-1 isoform X2, with translation MWEVNFTDRRRHIIYSSKKKKKKKKKKAPEMAGRDRDWDFLLRTISNSARDSNFAADPAADPSLLHSVKKLYELCKAENSEDLVARIYPQINKLFQRAVASMSQSRTSYGLLLLAILQFYLDFGDVVLHDADPSLRTFFRSCLSREFADSVVAEATLDFLNANKKKLLVSFPTLLPQFFPLLLKLIAWNGEKLEKSFRQIFPALISPGSFLPMFLSLMDLPVLVVALEKVERTSGSLIGSSIASIQQSTAPKMLLDLMDEAYTGSTIGDGEADSESEDNNTIDVADPLFLDLLKDENDGLTERHWTSPGMTAALQAAINSPQSDRLKQVLNIAPRLLDVYFAIALREVNDSIICALIPQLMSRVATTFPDKTFSHKVQKRLLEFMLSSFQRSPNFVALLKKPIMDRLGEAYDSPAKTELALQLCWAMGEYAGGGPSQKDAARELFENLELLLYENLSSSRLGLRQESNIGETSRCSSQSRLLCFVVTAIAKLATVHRELLPRARVSLGKVARSRISDVRVWQRARDYLGLMTEPAISLSVLGPSQPSDENMQSPGIVDWSKGIRKMTAHVPFYILRDQEAR
- the LOC116192719 gene encoding AP-5 complex subunit zeta-1 isoform X1, whose protein sequence is MWEVNFTDRRRHIIYSSKKKKKKKKKKAPEMAGRDRDWDFLLRTISNSARDSNFAADPAADPSLLHSVKKLYELCKAENSEDLVARIYPQINKLFQRAVASMSQSRTSYGLLLLAILQFYLDFGDVVLHDADPSLRTFFRSCLSREFADSVVAEATLDFLNANKKKLLVSFPTLLPQFFPLLLKLIAWNGEKLEKSFRQIFPALISPGSFLPMFLSLMDLPVLVVALEKVERTSGSLIGSSIASIQQSTAPKMLLDLMDEAYTGSTIGDGEADSESEDNNTIDVADPLFLDLLKDENDGLTERHWTSPGMTAALQAAINSPQSDRLKQVLNIAPRLLDVYFAIALREVNDSIICALIPQLMSRVATTFPDKTFSHKVQKRLLEFMLSSFQRSPNFVALLKKPIMDRLGEAYDSPAKTELALQLCWAMGEYAGGGPSQKDAARELFENLELLLYENLSSSRLGLRQESNIGETSRCSSQSRLLCFVVTAIAKLATVHRELLPRARVSLGKVARSRISDVRVWQRARDYLGLMTEPAISLSVLGPSQPSDENMQSPGIVDWSKGIRKMTAHVPFYILRDQEGPPFHDFSFSDILPAR
- the LOC116192633 gene encoding tryptophan synthase beta chain 1, which gives rise to MTVLFFQISSPVYFLHLCHGRDLRRHQLSVDPPRQVPHPILFPPLPFTPSSQQDCRPATFRPAGHKSRISSTLARESSPAPVQMEAEPTRLLRPDSFGRFGKFGGKYVPETLMHALSELESAFHALAVDEEFQKELSGILRDYVGRESPLYFAERLSEHYRRPNGEGSLVYLKREDLNHTGSHKINNAIGQALLAKRLGKKRIIAETGAGQHGVATATVCARFGLECIVYMGAQDMERQALNVFRMRLLGAEVRPVHSGTATLKDATSEAIRDWVTNVESTHYILGSVAGPHPYPMMVREFHAVIGKETRRQALEKWGGKPDILVACVGGGSNAMGLFHEFVGDEDVRLIGVEAAGFGLDSGKHAATLSKGEVGVLHGAMSYLLQDQDGQIIEPHSISAGLDYPGVGPEHSFLKDIGRAEYHSVTDEEALEAFKRVSRLEGIIPALETSHALAYLEKLCPDLPNGTKVVVNCSGRGDKDVHTAIKHLKV